The Aggregatilinea lenta genome includes a region encoding these proteins:
- a CDS encoding AAA family ATPase, with amino-acid sequence MNIVQSVAERIIENVSQVIIGKRNEIRLTVLGLLCQGHILIEDVPGVGKTILARALARSIGASFNRIQFTPDMLPSDVTGVSVFNQRTREFEFRPGPIMSQIVLTDEINRATPKTQAALLEAMEERQITVDGVTYPLEEPFLVIATQNPIEYEGTFPLPEAQLDRFMLRIRLGYPSPQEEIAMLDSQQYQHPLTTLRQVVTVEELVAAQRAVRDIYLNQDIKNYIVNIVTSTRQHPDVYLGASPRGAIALYRTSQARASIAGRDYVVPDDVKALAEVTLAHRIIVGPNARIKDISSNGIVHSILNTVPVPGATVGARF; translated from the coding sequence ATGAATATTGTGCAATCCGTTGCCGAGCGCATCATCGAAAACGTGTCGCAGGTGATCATCGGCAAACGCAACGAGATCCGGCTGACGGTCCTGGGCCTGCTGTGCCAGGGGCATATTCTGATCGAAGACGTTCCCGGCGTGGGCAAGACGATCCTGGCACGGGCGCTGGCCCGCTCCATCGGCGCGTCGTTCAACCGCATCCAGTTCACGCCCGACATGCTGCCATCTGACGTGACGGGCGTCTCGGTGTTTAACCAGCGCACGCGCGAATTCGAGTTCCGCCCCGGCCCGATCATGTCGCAGATCGTGCTCACCGACGAGATCAACCGCGCCACGCCCAAGACACAGGCCGCGTTGCTCGAAGCGATGGAGGAGCGGCAGATCACCGTGGACGGCGTGACGTACCCGCTCGAAGAACCGTTCCTGGTCATCGCCACGCAGAACCCCATCGAGTACGAAGGCACCTTCCCGCTGCCGGAAGCCCAGCTCGACCGCTTCATGCTGCGCATCCGCCTGGGCTATCCCAGCCCGCAGGAAGAGATCGCCATGCTCGATTCGCAGCAGTACCAGCACCCGCTCACCACACTGCGGCAGGTCGTCACCGTCGAGGAGCTGGTCGCCGCGCAGCGCGCCGTGCGCGACATCTATCTGAACCAGGACATCAAGAACTACATCGTCAACATCGTGACCAGCACCCGCCAGCACCCGGACGTTTACCTGGGGGCCAGCCCGCGCGGCGCGATCGCGCTCTACCGGACGTCGCAGGCGCGCGCCTCCATCGCCGGGCGTGACTACGTCGTGCCGGACGACGTGAAGGCCCTGGCCGAAGTGACGCTGGCGCATCGCATCATCGTCGGCCCCAATGCGCGCATCAAAGACATTTCATCCAACGGGATTGTTCACAGCATCCTCAACACCGTGCCCGTGCCCGGCGCGACCGTCGGCGCGCGTTTCTAG
- a CDS encoding glycosyltransferase has protein sequence MNLALVHDWLNQIGGAEDVLQHLVGYFPGAPVHTSMYAPGLMPPEYRAWDIRSTWMDHLPGIHTHHQRYLPLYPLAFDRLDLSGYDAILSNKSGFCHGVHTGPETLHVCYCLTPTRYIWDLDGYLARENFGRATRLAAQTVARLYRRWDYAAAQHVDHFVAISTEIRDRIRRTYHRESSLIYPPVEVAERFTPSPTVDDYFLIVSRLIPYKRIDLAVEACTRLGLPLLVAGKGRDQQRLEALAGPTVQFLGFVPDADLPDLFARCRAFIFPGLEDFGIAPVQAQAAGRPVIAYKGGGALDTVIPGKTGAFFDRPSVEAVCTVLSTFDAAAYDPAAIRAHAMQFDSGVFRRQITETVEREWDRFRARRQPA, from the coding sequence ATGAACCTCGCGCTCGTTCACGACTGGTTGAATCAAATCGGCGGTGCGGAAGACGTTCTTCAACACCTCGTCGGCTACTTTCCCGGCGCGCCGGTTCACACCAGCATGTACGCACCCGGCCTGATGCCGCCTGAATACCGCGCCTGGGACATTCGCAGCACGTGGATGGACCACCTGCCCGGCATCCACACTCACCACCAGCGCTACCTGCCGCTCTACCCCCTGGCCTTCGACCGCCTCGACCTGTCCGGCTACGACGCGATCCTGAGCAACAAGAGCGGCTTCTGCCACGGCGTGCACACCGGGCCGGAGACGCTGCACGTCTGCTACTGCCTGACCCCCACGCGCTACATCTGGGATCTGGACGGCTACCTCGCCCGCGAGAATTTTGGACGGGCTACACGCCTCGCGGCGCAGACTGTCGCCAGGTTGTATCGCCGCTGGGATTACGCCGCCGCGCAGCACGTCGATCACTTCGTCGCCATCAGCACCGAGATCCGCGACCGCATCCGGCGCACCTACCACCGCGAGTCCTCGCTGATCTACCCGCCCGTCGAGGTCGCGGAACGCTTCACACCCTCCCCCACCGTCGACGACTATTTTCTGATCGTGTCGCGGCTCATTCCCTACAAGCGCATCGATCTCGCCGTCGAAGCCTGCACGCGGCTCGGTCTGCCGCTGCTGGTGGCGGGCAAAGGCCGCGACCAGCAGCGGCTCGAAGCGCTCGCCGGGCCGACCGTGCAGTTCCTGGGCTTCGTGCCGGATGCGGATTTGCCCGATCTGTTCGCGCGCTGCCGGGCGTTCATCTTCCCCGGCCTGGAAGACTTCGGCATCGCCCCGGTCCAGGCCCAGGCCGCAGGCCGTCCTGTGATCGCGTACAAAGGCGGTGGCGCACTGGACACGGTCATCCCCGGCAAAACAGGCGCGTTCTTCGACCGGCCCAGCGTCGAAGCGGTGTGCACTGTGCTCAGCACGTTTGATGCCGCCGCATACGACCCCGCCGCCATACGCGCGCACGCCATGCAGTTCGATTCGGGCGTGTTCAGGCGGCAGATCACGGAGACGGTCGAGCGCGAATGGGACCGCTTCCGGGCCAGGCGGCAGCCCGCCTGA
- a CDS encoding ribonuclease HII → MIPQPDLAYEFALHDRGLAAIAGLDEAGRGAWAGPVVAGAVILPLDRFDLAHALDGVNDSKLLAPEKRAALLPVILEVAAASGIGYATHAEIDALGIVPATRLAMRRALDALGIAPDCLLTDAMPMPELALPCTSLIKGDQKSLSIAAASIIAKVTRDRFMGEMAESFPHYGFEVHKGYGTALHRHALRTFGPCPAHRMSFAPLREVLGSDHERTPE, encoded by the coding sequence ATGATCCCGCAGCCCGATCTGGCCTACGAGTTTGCGCTGCACGACCGGGGTCTGGCTGCCATCGCCGGGTTGGACGAGGCCGGGCGCGGCGCATGGGCCGGGCCGGTCGTCGCAGGCGCGGTGATTTTGCCCCTGGATCGCTTCGATCTGGCGCATGCCCTGGACGGCGTAAACGACTCCAAGCTGCTCGCGCCCGAAAAGCGCGCCGCCCTGCTGCCCGTGATCCTGGAAGTGGCCGCCGCGTCCGGCATAGGCTATGCAACCCACGCCGAGATTGACGCGCTGGGCATCGTGCCTGCCACGCGGCTCGCCATGCGTCGCGCGCTCGACGCGTTGGGTATCGCACCGGACTGCCTGCTGACCGACGCCATGCCCATGCCGGAGCTGGCGCTGCCGTGCACGTCGCTGATCAAGGGCGACCAGAAGTCGCTGAGCATCGCCGCCGCGAGTATCATCGCCAAGGTGACGCGCGACCGTTTCATGGGCGAGATGGCCGAATCGTTCCCGCATTACGGCTTCGAAGTCCACAAGGGCTACGGCACGGCGCTGCACCGCCACGCGCTGCGCACCTTCGGGCCGTGCCCGGCACACCGCATGTCCTTCGCGCCCCTGCGCGAGGTTTTGGGATCGGATCACGAGAGGACGCCGGAATGA
- a CDS encoding dolichyl-phosphate beta-glucosyltransferase has product MTVEQSSTTPEQPLLSIVIPAYNEQQRLPQSLRQIGEFVARQPYAVEVIVVDNNSTDRTRALAEGFAASMPCLRVLVEPAQGKGAAVRAGMLSACGAYRFICDADLSMPIDEVNRFLPPQLTGCDVAIGSREAPGAVRYDEPWHRHVMGRVFNTIVRLFAVHGFQDTQCGFKMFSAEVTEALFPLQTLNGWSFDVELLYLAQQRGYRIVEVPVHWTYKDNTRIHPLRDSLAMFADVMTIRRRARRGVYSSPRDA; this is encoded by the coding sequence TTGACGGTCGAACAGTCATCTACCACGCCAGAACAGCCGCTCCTGTCCATCGTCATCCCGGCTTACAACGAGCAGCAGCGCCTTCCCCAAAGCCTCCGCCAGATCGGTGAGTTCGTCGCCCGGCAGCCCTACGCGGTCGAAGTGATCGTTGTGGACAACAACAGCACGGACCGGACGCGCGCCCTTGCCGAAGGCTTCGCGGCCAGCATGCCGTGCCTGCGCGTGCTGGTCGAACCAGCGCAGGGCAAAGGCGCGGCGGTGAGGGCCGGGATGCTGAGTGCGTGCGGCGCGTACCGCTTCATCTGCGACGCGGACCTCTCCATGCCGATTGACGAAGTGAACCGGTTCCTCCCGCCGCAGCTCACCGGCTGCGACGTCGCCATCGGCTCGCGCGAGGCGCCCGGCGCAGTGCGCTACGACGAACCCTGGCACCGCCACGTGATGGGGCGCGTGTTCAACACCATCGTGCGGCTGTTCGCCGTGCACGGCTTCCAGGATACGCAGTGCGGCTTTAAGATGTTCAGCGCCGAAGTCACCGAAGCCCTGTTCCCGCTGCAAACGCTCAATGGGTGGAGCTTCGACGTCGAGCTGCTCTACCTCGCTCAACAGCGCGGTTACCGTATCGTGGAAGTGCCGGTGCACTGGACCTACAAGGACAACACGCGCATCCATCCGCTGCGCGACTCGCTCGCCATGTTCGCGGACGTGATGACCATCCGCCGCCGCGCGCGCCGGGGCGTCTATTCCAGCCCCAGAGACGCATGA
- a CDS encoding glycosyltransferase family 2 protein, with product MMPSPVPQRLSVVIPNWNGAHHLPVCLDALRTQTHPDVEVIVADNASTDGSRALLADRYPEVRLVALPTNRGFTGACNAGMEAATGEFVALLNNDTEVDPGWAEAVVAAFGRHSEAGLIASKMLLFNDRTRFHTTGDLYLVNGRLANRGVWEEDTGQYDREQAVFSACGGSAAYRRSMLDEIGLLDDDFFFSCEDMDLGWRAQLAGYQCIYTPEAVVFHHLAATGGGVTASFYDGRNAIWLLIKNYPAALWRKYWRAILAAQAGLAWEALRAWRGAAARARLRGMLAAALGVPKMLRKRRTIQAARRVSIDYLESILTPVPARDAKQSTKNQ from the coding sequence ATGATGCCGTCGCCTGTGCCGCAGCGCCTGTCGGTCGTCATCCCGAACTGGAACGGCGCGCATCACCTGCCCGTCTGCCTCGATGCGCTGCGCACGCAGACCCACCCGGACGTGGAGGTCATCGTCGCGGACAACGCTTCCACCGACGGATCGCGAGCGCTGCTGGCGGACCGCTATCCTGAGGTACGGCTGGTCGCGCTGCCCACCAACCGGGGCTTTACCGGCGCGTGCAACGCCGGGATGGAGGCCGCGACGGGCGAGTTCGTGGCGCTGTTGAACAACGACACCGAAGTCGATCCCGGCTGGGCCGAGGCGGTGGTCGCCGCCTTTGGACGGCATTCCGAAGCGGGCCTGATCGCCTCGAAGATGCTGCTCTTCAACGACCGTACGCGCTTTCACACCACCGGGGACCTGTATCTGGTCAACGGGCGGCTCGCCAACCGGGGCGTGTGGGAGGAGGACACGGGCCAGTACGACCGCGAGCAGGCCGTGTTCAGCGCCTGCGGCGGATCGGCGGCGTACCGGCGCAGCATGCTGGACGAAATCGGGCTGCTTGACGACGATTTCTTCTTTTCGTGCGAAGATATGGACCTCGGCTGGCGCGCGCAGTTGGCAGGCTACCAGTGCATTTACACGCCCGAAGCAGTGGTCTTCCACCACCTCGCGGCGACGGGCGGCGGCGTCACGGCCAGTTTCTACGACGGACGCAACGCGATCTGGCTGCTGATCAAAAACTATCCGGCAGCGCTGTGGCGCAAATATTGGCGCGCCATTCTCGCGGCGCAGGCGGGCCTCGCGTGGGAAGCGCTGCGCGCTTGGCGAGGAGCTGCCGCACGCGCCCGGCTGCGCGGGATGTTGGCCGCAGCCCTTGGGGTCCCCAAAATGCTGCGCAAGCGGCGCACCATTCAGGCCGCGCGGCGCGTTTCAATCGATTATCTGGAATCCATCCTGACGCCGGTTCCGGCCCGGGACGCGAAGCAATCCACGAAGAATCAATAG
- the rfbD gene encoding dTDP-4-dehydrorhamnose reductase — protein sequence MRILITGAKGTLGRALVAGLQSNHEVTGEDVDNLDVTDSPRVEAWIGDNQPDLVVHCAALTAVDYCAENPDEALAVNGYGTQSVALACQKHNAALLYVSTNEVFDGLTDRQYLEYDTPAPGNPYAYSKWVGEQIVRDLVRQHTIVRTSWLFAHGGKNFVQTILRLAEQNVPLRVVTNEVSSPTYTSDLAAAICQLIQTGRYGIYHLVNEGYTSRCGFARAILDLAGYIDTPIEPIALAEYPRPSRPPQYAMLRNFAAARLGITLRPWQDALAAFLERENAGEQIG from the coding sequence ATGCGCATCCTTATTACTGGGGCTAAGGGAACCTTGGGCCGCGCGCTGGTCGCGGGCCTCCAGTCAAATCATGAAGTCACGGGTGAGGACGTCGACAACCTTGACGTCACCGACAGCCCACGCGTGGAGGCCTGGATCGGCGACAACCAGCCCGATCTGGTTGTCCACTGCGCCGCGCTGACCGCCGTCGATTACTGCGCGGAGAACCCCGACGAAGCGCTGGCCGTGAACGGCTACGGCACGCAGTCGGTCGCGCTGGCCTGCCAGAAGCACAACGCCGCCCTGCTCTATGTGAGCACCAACGAAGTCTTCGACGGCCTGACCGACCGCCAGTATCTGGAATACGACACGCCCGCCCCCGGCAATCCTTACGCCTACAGCAAGTGGGTCGGGGAGCAAATCGTGCGCGACCTCGTGCGCCAGCACACCATCGTGCGCACGTCGTGGCTGTTCGCGCACGGCGGCAAGAACTTCGTGCAGACTATTTTGCGGCTGGCCGAGCAAAACGTCCCGCTGCGCGTCGTGACCAACGAAGTTAGCAGCCCGACCTACACCAGCGACCTCGCCGCCGCGATCTGCCAGCTCATCCAGACGGGCCGCTACGGGATCTATCATCTCGTCAACGAGGGTTACACCTCGCGCTGCGGCTTCGCGCGCGCCATACTGGATCTGGCCGGGTACATCGACACGCCCATCGAGCCGATCGCGCTGGCCGAATATCCGCGCCCATCACGCCCGCCGCAGTACGCCATGCTGCGCAATTTCGCCGCCGCGCGGCTGGGCATCACGCTGCGCCCCTGGCAGGACGCGCTGGCCGCGTTTTTGGAACGCGAAAATGCCGGTGAGCAGATCGGATGA
- a CDS encoding YceD family protein, with amino-acid sequence MTTVQNQSFLNRRVLKFNIGFLLAQGAGHQKDIDLDLPRIRVDEDLDLDYVRGPLRFSRNSRGILIQGDLEASVAAECSRCLTPTSVPVSVSLEELFAYPPDPEMDYSVDDTGILDLAPLLREETILATPMVIVCHDDCAGLCPICGQNFNEGTCDCEQEEIDPRLEALRALKDDDSH; translated from the coding sequence GTGACTACCGTTCAGAATCAATCATTTCTTAATCGTCGGGTCCTGAAATTTAATATCGGATTCCTGCTCGCCCAGGGTGCGGGACATCAAAAGGATATCGATCTTGATCTCCCCCGCATCCGGGTCGACGAGGATTTGGATCTCGACTACGTACGCGGCCCGCTGCGGTTTAGCCGCAACTCGCGCGGCATCCTCATTCAAGGGGATCTGGAGGCCAGCGTTGCCGCCGAATGTTCCCGCTGCCTTACCCCGACATCAGTACCCGTGAGCGTGTCACTCGAAGAGCTGTTTGCATACCCGCCCGACCCGGAGATGGACTACTCCGTGGACGACACGGGGATACTCGATCTTGCCCCATTGCTGCGAGAAGAGACGATCCTGGCGACGCCGATGGTGATCGTCTGCCACGACGACTGCGCGGGCCTGTGCCCGATCTGCGGTCAGAACTTCAATGAGGGCACGTGCGACTGCGAGCAGGAGGAAATCGATCCCCGGCTCGAAGCGCTGCGCGCACTGAAAGATGACGACTCGCATTGA
- the rpoD gene encoding RNA polymerase sigma factor RpoD, producing the protein MDDEFSDTGKHESHLVFLATLLEKAENQGFLTTDDVLEAVPDADEAMDHLDEIFSWLNTAGVEVFGDKPGDVGSQDLDSASLDDDDDEAFDLSSVSSDDTVGLYLKEMARVPLLTTEEEVDLAKRLEAGNFARAELARLDGSASPEMAAALDALVEDGKAARDHLIKANTRLVVSIAKKYMGRGVHFLDLIQEGNLGLMKAVEKFDYTRGYRFSTYATWWIRQTITRAIADQGRTIRVPVHMSDRIRRLYKTARQLEQEMGRKPTPEEIAERMDLEPRKVQWMLKVSWRPMSLERPVGEEEDSELGSFIEDLTTPTPTQSAYQNLLHEKVEEVLGTLTAREARILALRFGLQNGRSYTLEEVGQKFGLTRERIRQIEGKALRRLRHPRRSRQLRDFT; encoded by the coding sequence GTGGACGATGAATTTAGTGATACTGGTAAGCATGAGTCACATCTCGTATTCCTGGCAACCTTACTCGAAAAAGCCGAAAATCAGGGTTTCCTGACGACGGACGACGTCCTAGAGGCGGTCCCGGACGCTGACGAAGCGATGGACCACCTGGATGAAATCTTCTCCTGGCTGAACACTGCCGGTGTCGAAGTGTTTGGCGACAAGCCCGGCGACGTCGGCTCCCAGGACCTCGACAGCGCCAGTCTCGACGATGACGACGACGAAGCGTTCGATCTCAGCAGCGTCTCGTCGGACGATACCGTTGGGCTGTACCTCAAAGAAATGGCGCGCGTCCCACTGCTCACAACGGAAGAAGAAGTGGATCTGGCGAAGCGGCTCGAAGCCGGGAATTTTGCGCGTGCCGAGCTGGCCCGCCTCGACGGCAGCGCCTCGCCGGAAATGGCTGCCGCGCTGGACGCGCTCGTCGAAGATGGCAAGGCTGCGCGCGATCATCTCATCAAGGCCAACACTCGCCTGGTGGTGAGCATCGCGAAGAAATACATGGGGCGGGGGGTGCACTTCCTCGACCTGATCCAGGAAGGCAACCTGGGCCTGATGAAGGCCGTCGAGAAGTTCGACTACACGCGCGGCTACCGCTTCAGCACGTACGCGACGTGGTGGATCCGCCAGACGATCACCCGTGCCATCGCCGACCAGGGCCGCACCATTCGCGTCCCAGTGCATATGTCCGACCGCATCCGGCGGCTGTACAAGACCGCGCGCCAGCTTGAGCAGGAAATGGGCCGCAAGCCCACGCCCGAAGAGATCGCCGAGCGCATGGACCTGGAGCCGCGCAAAGTGCAGTGGATGCTCAAAGTAAGCTGGCGTCCGATGAGTCTGGAGCGCCCGGTGGGCGAAGAGGAAGACAGCGAGCTGGGCAGCTTCATCGAAGACCTGACCACGCCCACGCCCACCCAGAGCGCGTACCAGAACCTGCTGCACGAAAAGGTCGAAGAAGTGCTGGGCACGCTGACCGCCCGCGAGGCGCGCATCCTGGCGCTGCGCTTCGGGCTGCAAAACGGGCGCAGCTACACGCTCGAAGAGGTTGGCCAGAAGTTCGGCCTGACGCGCGAGCGCATCCGCCAGATCGAAGGCAAGGCGCTGCGCCGCCTGCGCCACCCGCGCCGGTCGCGGCAGCTGCGCGACTTCACATAA
- a CDS encoding FHA domain-containing protein, with product MQGNGSFRLIVRRGPQPNQVYELNKGIITIGRDITNDIVINDPEVSRHHARLTQTGAGYTLEDLGSTNGTFVNGQRLTGARPLANGDMVGMGETVTLAYEAMMPASYADPGRASTMVNPAQQNQNIDYAPAPSVGYAQPQPEYAQPGYAQPQPYAAQQAPGGYEYDYQDENYESSGMSRWLILGCGCFLVLCIMTSVISVIVIDSQCLWGDIPVVSDMFNLGVKDGACQ from the coding sequence ATGCAAGGTAACGGTAGCTTCCGCCTGATCGTCCGGCGCGGTCCGCAACCCAACCAAGTCTACGAGTTGAATAAGGGCATCATCACCATTGGCCGCGACATCACGAACGATATCGTGATTAATGATCCCGAAGTCAGCCGCCATCATGCCCGCCTGACCCAAACCGGCGCGGGCTATACACTTGAGGATCTGGGTTCGACCAACGGCACCTTCGTCAACGGTCAGCGACTGACAGGCGCGCGTCCGCTGGCGAACGGCGATATGGTGGGCATGGGTGAAACCGTGACACTGGCCTACGAGGCGATGATGCCCGCATCTTACGCGGACCCCGGTCGCGCCTCGACGATGGTGAATCCGGCGCAACAGAACCAGAACATCGACTACGCGCCCGCGCCGTCAGTGGGCTACGCGCAGCCCCAGCCGGAGTACGCGCAGCCGGGTTATGCTCAGCCGCAGCCGTACGCGGCGCAGCAGGCTCCCGGCGGGTACGAGTACGATTACCAGGACGAGAATTACGAGAGCAGCGGTATGAGCCGCTGGCTGATCCTGGGCTGCGGCTGTTTCCTGGTGCTGTGCATCATGACCTCGGTGATCAGTGTGATCGTCATCGACTCACAGTGCCTGTGGGGCGATATCCCGGTTGTCTCTGACATGTTCAATCTGGGCGTCAAGGACGGGGCCTGCCAGTAG
- a CDS encoding molybdopterin molybdotransferase MoeA, producing the protein MPELMSVEEVVQRVLGQIVRLDAENVVAVDALGRVLAEDVVADADIPPFANSSMDGYALRAADTTGASAEHPVRLNVVADIPAGHVSERAIGAGEAARIMTGAPLPPGADAVVQVELTDAEWTRDDTADLAGSVGIVSAADAGDNVRDAGEDLRQGQAVLRAGTVLRPQDLGVLVSLGRTQVSVVRQPRVAIIATGDELVEAGEPLGPGQIRNSNSAVIAGLVSQNGGIPIRLPIAKDNLDAVRERFAEALAAQPDLIVSTAGVSVGAHDLVRAVIEELGELALWRVNLRPGKPLAYGRVGSVPFFGLPGNPVSTMITFDLFVRPAILKQGGRPLAAPVTTAVVTEDMTFDGRETYMRVTLRQDGDRLVAETTGTQSSGALLSMVLADGLLIVPAGTTHVAAGTELGVRLLRA; encoded by the coding sequence GTGCCAGAATTAATGAGCGTCGAAGAGGTCGTGCAGCGCGTGCTCGGCCAGATCGTCCGGCTGGACGCGGAAAACGTCGTCGCGGTGGATGCGCTGGGGCGGGTGCTGGCGGAAGACGTCGTGGCCGACGCGGATATCCCGCCGTTCGCCAATTCCAGTATGGACGGCTACGCGCTGCGAGCCGCTGACACCACGGGAGCGTCGGCGGAGCATCCGGTGCGGCTGAACGTCGTGGCGGACATCCCGGCAGGGCACGTTTCGGAGCGCGCGATCGGTGCGGGTGAGGCTGCGCGGATCATGACCGGCGCGCCGCTGCCGCCGGGCGCGGATGCGGTGGTGCAGGTCGAGCTGACGGACGCCGAATGGACGCGCGACGATACGGCGGATCTCGCGGGATCGGTCGGCATAGTGAGCGCCGCCGACGCGGGTGACAACGTACGCGACGCCGGTGAGGACCTGCGGCAGGGGCAGGCCGTGCTGCGCGCCGGAACGGTGCTGCGCCCGCAGGACCTGGGCGTGCTGGTGTCGTTAGGCCGCACCCAGGTGAGCGTCGTGCGCCAGCCGCGCGTGGCGATCATCGCCACCGGCGACGAGTTGGTCGAGGCGGGGGAACCACTCGGCCCCGGCCAGATCCGCAATAGCAACAGCGCCGTGATCGCCGGGCTGGTGTCGCAGAACGGCGGCATCCCGATCCGGCTGCCGATCGCGAAAGACAATCTGGACGCCGTACGCGAGCGGTTTGCGGAGGCGCTCGCCGCGCAGCCGGACCTGATCGTCAGCACGGCGGGCGTGTCGGTGGGCGCGCACGACCTCGTGCGCGCGGTGATCGAAGAACTGGGTGAGCTGGCGCTGTGGCGCGTCAACCTGCGCCCCGGCAAGCCGCTCGCCTATGGGCGCGTGGGCAGCGTGCCGTTCTTCGGACTGCCGGGAAACCCGGTATCGACCATGATCACCTTCGACCTGTTCGTGCGTCCGGCGATACTCAAGCAGGGGGGACGCCCGCTCGCCGCGCCGGTGACGACCGCTGTCGTGACCGAAGACATGACGTTCGACGGGCGCGAAACGTACATGCGTGTGACGCTGCGGCAGGACGGCGACAGGCTCGTCGCGGAAACGACCGGCACGCAAAGCTCCGGGGCGCTGCTGTCGATGGTCCTGGCGGACGGGCTGCTGATCGTGCCCGCCGGAACGACTCACGTCGCGGCAGGCACGGAACTGGGTGTGCGCCTGCTGCGCGCCTGA
- a CDS encoding FAD-dependent oxidoreductase, with the protein MTYQPGTFANPLRVAIIGSGPAGFYLAEQLFKQKGLAVEIDMFDRLPTPFGLVRGGVAPDHPKIKTVTRAYDRIASSPSFRFYGNVTVGEDLTRADLTRHYHAIVYAVGAQTDRKLGIPGEDLSGSHAATDFVGWYNGHPDYTGRRFDLNAESVAVIGNGNVAMDVVRILARTPDELCATDIADYALDALRRSRVKTIYMLGRRGPAQAAFTNPELKELEELGGAEVHVDPAELVLDPLTEAMIEMGADRSVDRNLEILRHYSELPVQGKPKTIDLRFLVSPVEILGTTRVEAIRVVKNELYRAGDGSLRSRPTGEYETLPVGLVFRSIGYRGVALPGVPFDTARGIIPNRAGRVTDLAGAVQPGEYAVGWIKRGPTGIIGTNKPDAQETAQQLIADVAENALLHPASPSRGSLEALLHAHNVRYVTYQDWQILDRLEQERGQRLGRPRVKFCRVEEMLAALAEATHETETVGSQ; encoded by the coding sequence ATGACCTACCAGCCGGGCACTTTTGCTAACCCGCTTCGGGTTGCTATCATCGGCTCAGGCCCTGCGGGGTTCTACCTTGCCGAACAGCTCTTTAAGCAAAAAGGTCTCGCCGTCGAGATCGACATGTTCGACCGGCTGCCCACGCCGTTTGGACTGGTGCGCGGCGGTGTCGCTCCCGATCATCCCAAGATCAAAACCGTCACACGTGCCTATGACCGCATCGCGTCGTCGCCCAGTTTCCGCTTCTACGGCAACGTGACGGTCGGCGAGGATCTCACGCGCGCCGATCTGACGCGGCATTATCACGCCATCGTCTACGCGGTCGGCGCGCAAACCGATCGTAAGCTGGGCATTCCCGGCGAGGATCTCTCCGGCAGCCACGCCGCGACGGACTTTGTCGGCTGGTACAACGGCCATCCCGACTACACAGGCCGCCGGTTCGACCTCAACGCGGAAAGCGTCGCGGTGATCGGAAACGGTAACGTCGCAATGGACGTAGTGCGCATCCTCGCCCGCACGCCGGACGAGCTGTGCGCCACCGACATCGCCGACTATGCGCTGGACGCGCTGCGCCGCAGCCGTGTGAAGACGATCTACATGCTGGGCCGTCGCGGTCCGGCGCAGGCGGCCTTCACCAACCCGGAACTGAAGGAACTCGAAGAACTCGGCGGTGCGGAAGTACACGTCGATCCCGCCGAACTGGTGCTCGATCCGCTGACCGAAGCGATGATCGAGATGGGCGCGGACCGCAGCGTGGACCGCAACCTGGAAATCCTGCGTCACTACTCAGAGCTGCCCGTCCAGGGCAAACCCAAAACGATCGATCTGCGCTTCCTGGTGTCGCCGGTTGAGATCCTGGGCACGACGCGCGTGGAAGCGATCCGTGTCGTGAAAAACGAGCTGTATCGCGCCGGTGACGGTTCCCTGCGGTCCCGGCCAACCGGCGAGTACGAAACGCTGCCGGTCGGGCTGGTGTTTCGCTCCATCGGCTACCGGGGCGTCGCGCTGCCCGGCGTGCCCTTCGACACGGCGCGCGGCATCATCCCCAACCGCGCCGGACGCGTCACGGATCTTGCCGGGGCGGTACAGCCGGGCGAGTACGCGGTGGGCTGGATCAAGCGTGGGCCGACCGGCATCATCGGCACCAACAAGCCGGATGCGCAGGAAACCGCGCAGCAACTCATCGCGGACGTGGCCGAAAACGCGCTGCTGCATCCCGCCTCGCCTTCGCGCGGCAGCCTCGAAGCGCTGCTGCACGCGCACAACGTGCGCTACGTCACATACCAGGACTGGCAGATCCTCGATCGCCTCGAACAGGAGCGCGGCCAGCGCCTGGGGCGGCCCCGCGTCAAGTTCTGTCGCGTCGAAGAAATGCTCGCGGCCCTGGCCGAAGCCACACACGAAACGGAGACGGTTGGCAGCCAGTGA